The Huiozyma naganishii CBS 8797 chromosome 3, complete genome genome contains a region encoding:
- the LAS1 gene encoding rRNA-processing protein LAS1 (similar to Saccharomyces cerevisiae LAS1 (YKR063C); ancestral locus Anc_1.200) has product MVHARIVPWADKKELDELKYWFYSDEERLQLRAINKVKSYKSKGSQYLPHVIESTAQLTNVLIMDKKSLYSDDISREINARLMYTMTLIRFVNGILDPNQRSQFAIPLHTIAKNVGLSSWFVDLRHWGTHERELPGLDMLRIASKEALSWLRDHYWEDNELEESMSEGEEAENTDAEDETEKATGFTTEQLKELISSWPSFSKDFLNNKSMWTPAKGKKLISSESFTVEDHSEIEKSKTQRKIEANLDNYVQSWRNLWRASKDKARLVSICLSSYSPLLTQVLICKLDQFLFHTMDQILKIYQTQISSLEDTKITALEAHYPRLDNLHRELLNVLLKYSNIKLITSQYKDWMDLIRRYRNTLSLELCTRLLNLLSRQQIANDDWRNNKKRKWKNKSNEGEFQDSLVEVIGVLRKETDISKEKAAYERRLKSKCDEKTANQDLITDLSADDILADLQRLKQKMQSTLKEDPAAQDPVPIKKWERCSNWTPKPFGTI; this is encoded by the coding sequence ATGGTCCACGCTAGGATTGTCCCATGGGCTGATAAGAAAGAGTTAGATGAACTAAAATATTGGTTTTATAGCGATGAGGAGAGGTTGCAATTACGAGCTATCAATAAAGTAAAAAGTTACAAGAGCAAAGGATCCCAGTATTTACCTCATGTTATTGAGTCTACAGCACAACTGACAAATGTTTTGATTATGGATAAGAAGTCGTTGTATAGTGACGACATTAGCAGGGAAATCAACGCTAGATTGATGTATACAATGACGCTAATTCGATTTGTCAATGGTATCCTAGATCCTAACCAAAGATCTCAATTTGCTATTCCGTTACACACCATTGCCAAGAATGTCGGGTTGAGTAGCTGGTTTGTTGATCTGAGACATTGGGGAACACACGAAAGAGAGCTTCCAGGATTAGATATGCTACGGATTGCGTCAAAGGAAGCACTGTCATGGTTGCGTGATCATTATTGGGAAGATAATGAGTTGGAAGAGAGTATGAGCGAGGGTGAAGAAGCAGAGAATACCGATGCAGAAGACGAAACAGAAAAGGCAACTGGATTTACCACGGAGCAGCTGAAAGAACTGATTTCGTCTTGGCCTAGTTTCTCTAAagattttttgaacaacaaaTCTATGTGGACTCCCGCTAAGGGAAAGAAATTGATTAGCAGCGAAAGCTTTACGGTTGAGGACCATTCTGAAATTGAGAAATCCAAGACGCAGAGAAAGATTGAAGCCAATCTCGATAATTACGTTCAGAGTTGGAGGAACCTCTGGAGGGCAAGTAAAGATAAAGCTAGATTAGTGAGTATATGCCTGTCAAGCTACTCACCACTTCTGACACAAGTTCTGATCTGCAAATTGGACCAATTTCTATTCCACACGATGGACCAGATACTGAAAATTTATCAGACGCAaatttcttctcttgaagATACGAAAATAACAGCTCTTGAAGCCCATTATCCGAGACTAGATAATCTGCATAGGGAATTACTCAACGTGTTGCTGAAATATAGTAACATAAAATTGATAACTTCCCAATACAAAGATTGGATGGATTTGATACGAAGGTATCGAAACACACTATCCCTGGAGTTGTGTACCAGATTGTTGAATCTGCTGAGTCGTCAACAGATTGCAAACGACGACTGGAGGAataacaagaagagaaagtggaaaaacAAAAGCAATGAGGGAGAGTTTCAAGACTCGCTAGTCGAGGTAATTGGTGTTTTGAGGAAAGAAACAGATATTTCTAAAGAAAAAGCAGCATACGAACGGAGACTGAAGAGCAAATGTGATGAAAAGACTGCAAACCAAGACCTGATAACCGACTTGAGCGCAGATGATATCCTGGCTGATTTACAACGACTTAAGCAGAAAATGCAGTCCACACTCAAAGAAGATCCGGCAGCACAGGACCCCGTTCCGATTAAAAAGTGGGAACGGTGTTCAAACTGGACGCCGAAACCATTCGGCACTATATAA
- the RPA34 gene encoding DNA-directed RNA polymerase I subunit RPA34 (similar to Saccharomyces cerevisiae RPA34 (YJL148W); ancestral locus Anc_1.201): MAKPSTLSKEYISDSESETETVQQQVPQFTVPTGYKKCKHLKSIQLSKKIAKKNGDQELWLFKLPANLDISKLKTLPVGANGAQTILNNNIQYSIESNSNAISENSNLTLLIPDASREALEPCNDKKSGKPIQFNKIFTISETKTIPDINFDKVRVPRENVPKVDGLITRHYASGYDESASEETSTKKRSHKESIATEVEEKGTKKKTKKDKKDKKKKKEKKDKK; the protein is encoded by the coding sequence ATGGCTAAACCATCTACTTTGTCGAAGGAGTACATATCAGACTCTGAATCAGAAACGGAAACTGTGCAACAGCAGGTGCCACAATTCACTGTCCCTACAGGTTACAAAAAATGCAAACATCTTAAGAGTATCCAGCTGagtaaaaaaattgccaagaagaacggTGACCAGGAATTATGGCTGTTTAAACTGCCTGCCAATTTGGACATCTCAAAGCTGAAGACTCTACCCGTGGGAGCAAATGGAGCTCAGactattttgaacaatAATATTCAGTACAGTATTGAATCGAATTCAAACGCTATCAGCGAGAACAGTAACCTGACATTGTTGATACCGGATGCATCTAGAGAGGCTCTAGAGCCTTGTAATGATAAAAAGAGTGGGAAACCAATTCAATTCAACAAGATATTCACCATTTCAGAGACAAAGACAATACCCGATATCAACTTTGACAAAGTGAGAGTCCCAAGAGAAAACGTGCCCAAAGTTGACGGTTTGATAACTAGACACTATGCCTCCGGGTACGATGAAAGTGCATCGGAAGAAACTTCCACAAAGAAACGTTCTCATAAGGAATCTATAGCCACCGAAGTAGAGGAGAAGgggacaaagaaaaagacgaagaaggacaagaaagacaaaaaaaagaagaaggaaaagaaggacaagaaaTAA
- the TFA2 gene encoding transcription factor TFIIE subunit TFA2 (similar to Saccharomyces cerevisiae TFA2 (YKR062W); ancestral locus Anc_1.202), which produces MKTAITIRKVPLQKVRPGSIAAAALQASQTNLAQSHDSSKLLWATEYVQKKGKPVPINELMDYLSLSPNDKVLDLLKKLEKIEFDPKKNAFRYISTYDVHSPAELIRLLKSQVTFKGISCKELKDGWPQCDEAINELEEESKILVLRTKKDRTPRYVWYNSGGDLHRIDDEFIKMWENVQLPQFSELPRKLQDLGLKPASVDPASIKRQTSRVEVKKKRQRKGKVTNTHMAGILKDYSSRG; this is translated from the coding sequence ATGAAGACAGCAATAACGATTCGGAAAGTTCCCCTCCAAAAGGTAAGACCGGGGTCcattgctgctgctgcgcTGCAAGCATCTCAGACAAATCTGGCACAGAGCCACGACTCTTCCAAACTACTGTGGGCAACTGAGTACGTTCAAAAGAAGGGGAAGCCAGTCCCTATAAATGAACTTATGGACTATTTATCCCTGAGTCCCAACGACAAAGTGCTTGATCTACTGAAAAAACTAGAGAAAATCGAGTTTGATCCTAAGAAGAATGCTTTCAGGTATATCTCTACATATGACGTGCACTCCCCTGCAGAGTTAATAAGGTTGTTGAAATCACAAGTAACCTTCAAGGGGATATCGTGCAAAGAGTTAAAGGATGGGTGGCCTCAGTGCGACGAAGCTATCAATGAGTTAGAAGAGGAAAGTAAAATTCTTGTTCTAAGGACAAAGAAGGACAGAACCCCCAGATACGTGTGGTATAACAGTGGTGGTGACCTGCATAGAATCGATGACGAATTTATCAAAATGTGGGAGAACGTTCAGTTACCACAATTTTCTGAACTACCTAGgaaattgcaagatttAGGGTTGAAACCGGCCAGTGTCGATCCAGCAAGTATCAAAAGACAAACATCAAGGGTGGAagtcaagaagaagagacaaagAAAGGGGAAGGTTACGAACACGCATATGGCCggtattttgaaggattATTCGAGCAGAGGTTAA